The genome window CGCCGGCCTGCGCAAGCTCTCGAACAAGAAGGTGATGCAGACCGCGCTCACCACCCTCAAGGGCCGCGCCACCGTGCGCCGCGCGATGTGGTCGCGCCGTGCCCAGGAATACGAGGCGAAGATCAACTCCGGCGATCCGGTGTCGATCGCCGAGGTGGTGCGCGACCTTCACCGCAACGCCCGCAACGCCGAGCAATCCTACAGCGAACGCCAGATCTACGAGCAGGCGCTCGAGCGCCTCGCGCACGAGGTCGCCGCGGTCGAGAAGATCGACCACGAGGAGGCCACCCGCCGCCTCGAGACCCTGCTCGAAGCCGCCTGAGCGCGCCGATCCCTTCGCGCGACCCCCGCGACACGCGTTGTCGCGGGGGTTTTTGCGTGTAATACTCGGGACGTAATCCTCGGGAGGGCGCAATGGGACAATCGGAAGTGTGGCGCACGTTCGACAGCCCCGGCAGACTCTGGGTGGTCGGGGCGGTCCACGGCGAGGCCGACCGCCTGCGCAGCGTCCACGACCAGCTCTCCCGCCAGTTCCACCCCGACGACCGCGTCGTCTACACCGGCGACCTGATGGGCTACGGCCCCGACGTGGTCGGCGCGGTCAACGAACTCCTGCTGTTCCGCCGCGCGCTGATGGCGCGGCACGAGGTCGATCCGGAGAACATCGTCGTCCTGCGCGGCGCGCAGGAGGAGATGTGGCGCAAGCTTCTGCAGCTCCATTTCGCTCCCGATCCCGCCGGCGTGCTCGACTGGATGCTCGGGCGCGGCCTCGACGCCAGCCTCCGGGCCTACGGCCTCAACGCGACCGAGGCGATGAACGCCGCCCGCGAGGGGCGGACCGCCCTCTCGCGCTGGGCGGGCCACGCGGCCGACGTGATGAACGATCACGACGGGCACCGCGCCCTGATGGCGCACCTCAAACACGCCGCCGTCGTCGGCGACGGCTCGATGCTGGTGGTCAACGCCGGATTCGAGCGCGGCGTCGCCCTCGACAAGCAGCTCGACTCCTTCTGGTGGGGCGGCGCCGATTTCGACACGCTCACCCCCGAAGCCACCGGCTTCAACCTCGCGGTGCGCGGCTCCGCCCGCGGCGCGTCGGGCGTCCGCTTCGGCCGCTACGTCGTCACTCTCGACGGCGGCGCGGGCCGCGGCGGATCGGTCTGCGCCGCCCTCTTCGGCCCGGACGGACACACGGTTCAGGTGATCGAGGTCTGAGGCGCGGCGGGAGCGGATCCCGCCGCGATTTTCCGGTTGCCGCGGTCAGCGGCGCTCCCGGTCGGTTTTGTCGCGCATCGCGGTGCGCACCATCTTGCCGAATGCGCGGTCGCGGGCGCGGCGCTCGGCGAGGCTCGCGGTGTTGAACGCGTTCTCGGCGGCGAGTTTGCGCCAGCGCGCCAGGCGTTGCGGGTCGAGGCGCCCGGCCGCGATCGCGGCGCGGATCGCGCATCCCGGTTCGGCGTCGTGGGTGCAGTCGGAGAACCGGCACGTCCGCGCGAGGGCGACGATGTCGTCGAAGACCTCGTCGAGGCCGTCGCGCGCGTCGGCGAGTTGCAGCTCCCGCATGCCGGGGGTGTCGAGCAGCCAGCCGCCGTGGGCCAGGCGGTGCAGCGCCCGGGCGGTGGTGGTGTGGCGTCCGCGGTCGTCGTCGGCGCGGATCGCGCCGGTGGCGGCGGAGCTTCCGGCGAGGGTGTTGACGAGCGTGGATTTGCCGACGCCCGAGGAGCCCAGCAGGGCCACCGTCTGCCCCGGTCCGCACCAGACGCCGAGTCCGGCCGCGGCGCTTGCATCGCGGGCGTCGAGAGTCTCGACGATCAGGCCGGGGAGGAGGCGGCGCGCGGTTCGGGCGTAGTCGCCGGCGTCGTCGGCGAGGTCGGCCTTGGTGAGAACCACCACCGGCAGCACTCCGGCCTCGCGGGCGAGGACGAGGTAGCGTTCGATCCGCGCCGGGTTGAAGTCGCGGTTGCACGACGACACCACGAACAACGTGTCGACGTTGGCGGCGATCAACTGGACCTCGCGGCCGGTGCCGGCGGCGCGCCGCTGGAACAGGCTGGTCCGGCCGAGGATGCGGACCGGGCGCAGGGTGTCGCGCGCGACGATCAGCCAGTCGCCGACGGTGGGATGGGTGGCGTCCGGCAGGCGGGACGGGATCGTCGCGTCGACGGTCTCGCCCAGGACGGCGATCCGGTCGCGATGCACGGCCATGACGCGGACGGCAAGATGGTCGGGGGAGTCGCTCGGGGAGAACTGGGCGGCGAAAGACGGAGTCCAGCCGAGGTCGGCCAGACGGAGGTCGGGTGAAGGCATTGCGATGTCACCGGCTGTTGCGATTCCCTTGGGAATCGGAAGGTAAGACAACAGGCGCGGAGCCCTGGAACGGGCGTCCGGTCGCCGGGTCGGCTTCCTCGGGCCGGGGAGACGCCTTCGCCCGGATTAGCGGGCGGAGAGGATCACCGGGCCTTGCCGACCGTGGTGACGACAATGGCCGACACAAAACCTCCTGGGTTCGATTGCGATGGTTCCGTTTTAGGCGCTCGGAGCGGTGGCCGCAAGGCCTTCGCTCAGGCCGCGACGACGCGCCGGGTCGCTGCGTAATGGCCGAGGTAGCGCGCCGCGACGTAGGCGACGACGACGGTGGCGATCAGCAGCTCCATCGTCGCCCAATGCCGCAGCGGCGCGACCGCGTCCGGCGCGAGGCCCGCCTGCTCGAAGTAGCGGGCGGCCTTGAACGAGGCGTTGGCGGCGATCACGGTGGGAAAGGTGAAGGCGGCGTAGCCGGGCGAGAACGGCAGACGCAGGAGTTCGCTGAAGCCGATGTAGACGACGATCGCCATGAGGATGCCGAGGCCGAGAAGGACGACGACGGTGAGGAGGTTGGGCTCGGCGACGAACGAGAGATATCCGGCGAGGCAGAGGTTCGGCGGCGCGGCCATGATCGCGATGGTGGGGCGCGCGGGCGGCGCGATGGTGTCGCGGAAGATCAGGCGGTGCAGCATCATCGGCAGCATCGCCGCGTAGGCCGCGATGCCGAACCACAGGCAGGCGTCGGCGAGGGGGCGCCAGGGCTCGCCGGGGACGGTGAGGACGGCCACGACGATGCCGATCGGCGGCACGAACCAGCTCGGCACCATGTGCGACAGCTGGGGGTCGCGGGCGCGGTGGACGACGAACACCGTGAAGAACCCGATATGCGCGGCGACCGCGGCGAGCCAGAGCGGGGTGTGGAGCGGGCCGGTGCTGGCGGAGATCACCATCGTCGCCATCGCCAGGGTGGGGATCACCGAGCCGACCACCGGATGCGCGAGTTCGGTCATCAGGATGCGCGGGTGGGCGAGGAACTTCGCGATCACCGCGAGGACGATCGCCCCCGCCGCCAGAGCGCCCGCGGCGCGCACGCCGACCGCGGCGGGAAATTCCGCCTGCCACAGCGCGGCAAGACTGGCGAGCCCGAGCGCGAGGCCCGCGGCGGGAGTGGGGAAGGCGGCGAGGCGGTCGCGCAGCGGCATCGGGAATCTCCACGGGAAACGGTGTGGACTGGAGGTAACGCCGATCCCGTGGAAATTGAAACTAAACGTATTCGACGGTATGTTCAATTTTCATGAACATCTCGGCGATCACGCTCCGGCAGTTGCGGGTCTTCGACGCGGTGGCCCGGCACGGCTCGCTGACCCGCGCGGCGGCGGACCTGTTCGTGACCAAGGCGGCGGTGTCGGTGGCGCTGCGGGAGCTGGAGGCGCAGCTCGGCACGCCGCTGTTCGACCGCATCGGCAACCGCTTGCGGCTCAACGCCTGCGGCGCGCAACTGCGGCCGCTGGCCGACGACGTGCTGGCGCGGGTGGCGGCGCTCGAAAACGCGTTCGGCGGCGACGGGCTGGGCGGCGCGCTTCGGATCGGCGCGAGCGTGACGATCGGCAACCACATCCTGCCGCGTCTGCTGGCCGCCTATCTGCCGCGGGTGACGATTCCGCCGCCGCAGGTGACGATCGCCAACACCGCGCGGCTGGCCGAGATGCTGCTGCGCTACGACCTCGACGTGGCGTTCGTCGAGGGCAGCACCCACGGCGCGCCGTTGGCGGTGGAACCGCTGTGGCGCGACCGGCTCCGCGTGATCGCCGCGCCCGGCCACCGCCTGGCGGACGGGCGGCCGCACCGGGTGGTGGAACTGGCGGGCGAAACCTGGGTGTTGCGGGAGGCGGATTCCGGGACGCGCGAGCAGTTCGCGCGGCATTTCGAGCCCGAGATTCCCTGGACCCTCGGCCTCGAATTCAACTCCAACGAGGCGATCGTCGGCGCGGTGGCGGCGGGGCTGGGGCTCGGCTTCCTCTCCGAACTGGCGATCGCCGACGCTCTCGCCGCCGGGCGGATCGCGGCGGTCGCGCTGGACGCGAACCACGAACGCAGCCTCGATGCGGCGCTGGCGCGGGGCAAGTTCCAAAGCCCGCTGCTGCGGGACTTCCTGGAGTTCTGTCGGGTCTGGCGCGCCTGACTTCAGGCGGCGTCGGGCATCAGGCGTTTCTGCGCGGCGGCGACCATCGCCTGGAGCGTTTCGACCTCGATGCCGTCGCGGCGCAGCACCGCGTGCAGCGTGGGGTCGCGATAGAGTTCGGTTAGCAGGGGTTCCTCGGCGCCGCTGAATGCGGTGGCGCGGCGGTCGGAAACCGGCGGCGGATTGGCGACTTCGCCCATCGTCTTCGTCCTCCTCGATCCGATTCCGTTGGCCGAGAGACGACCGCGGAATGCGGTCGTCGGTTCGCAACGTGTGTGATTTGGGGCGGGCTGGCTGTGATGTCCATCGCACCAGCGCCCCTATAACGAATCGATCACCGAATTTGTTCCGGGTTGTCACGAAAACGGGCGGCGGGATCGCTCCCGCCGCCCGGCCTTCCGATGCTGCGCGCCGTCGTTAGGCGGCGGCGAGGTTCCTCAGCACGTAGGGGAGGATGCCGCCGTGGCGCATGTAGGAGAGTTCGTCCTCGGTATCGATGCGGCAGGTCACCACCACCTCTTCCCGGGTGCCGTCGGCGCGGGTGATTTCCACCGTCACGTCCTGGCGCGGCTGGATCGCCGCGAGGCCGCGGATGGTGAAGGTTTCGCTGCCGTCGAGGTCGAGGGTCTTGCGGGTGGTGCCCGGCTTGAACTGCAACGGCAGGATGCCCATGCCGACGAGGTTCGAGCGGTGGATGCGCTCGAAGCTCTCGACGATCACCGCGCGCACGCCGAGGAGCTTGGTGCCCTTGGCCGCCCAGTCGCGCGACGAGCCGGTGCCGTATTCCTTGCCCGCCACCACCACCAGCGGCACGCCGCGTTCCTCGTACTTCATCGCCGCGTCGTAGATCGACATCGGCTCGCCTTCGGGCATCAAGCGGGTGACGCCGCCTTCGGTGCCGGGGGCCATTTCGTTCTTGATGCGGATGTTGGCGAAGGTGCCGCGCATCATCACTTCATGGTTGCCGCGGCGCGCGCCGTAGCTGTTGAAGTCGGCCTTGGAGATCTGCCGTTCGGCGAGGTAGGTGCCGGCCGGACCCGCGGCCTTGATGTTGCCCGCGGGGGAGATGTGGTCGGTGGTGACGGAATCGCCCAGGATCGCCAGCGGCCGCGCGCCGACGATGTCGTCGATGCCGGGCGGGTCCATCGTCAGGTCGTCGAAGTAGGGCGGGTTCTTGACGTAGGTCGAGCCTTCGTCCCACGAGTAGGTCAGCCCCTCGGGGAATTCGACCTTGCGCCATTCCTCCGGGCCGACGAACACGTCGGCGTAGCGGCGACGGTACATCTCCGGCGTGACGAACTTGGCGATCGCCTCCTGGATCTCGTGGGGCGTCGGCCAGATGTCCTTGAGGAACACCGGCTTGCCGTCCTTGTCCTCGCCCAGCGGGGCGGTGACGAGATCGACCCCGACCGACCCGGCGATCGCGTAGGCGACCACCAGCGGCGGCGAGGCGAGGTAGTTCGCCTTGGTGTTGGGGGAGACGCGACCCTCGAAGTTGCGGTTGCCGGACAGCACCGCCGCGACCGTGAGGTCCTGCGCGTCGATCGCCTCCACCAGTTCGTCGGCGAGCGGGCCGGAGTTGCCGATGCAGGTGGTGCAGCCGTAGCCGACGACGTCGAAGCCGAGGGCCTCGAGCGCGGGCATCAGACCGGCCGCCTCGAGATAGTCGGTGACCACCTGGCTGCCGGGGGCGAGCGAGGTCTTGACCCACGGCTTGGCCTTCAGGCCCTTGGCCACCGCCTTCTGCGCCAGCAGGCCCGCGGCCATCAGCACCGACGGGTTGGAGGTGTTGGTGCATGAGGTGATCGCGGCGATCATCACGTCGCCGTGGCCGATGGTGTAGTCCTGGCCGGTCACCGGGAAGCGCCGGCTCATGTCGGCGGCGGGGTAGGCGTTGCGGAACGCGGTGGCCGCCTGGGCGAGCGAGATGCGGTCCTGCGGGCGCTTCGGCCCGGCGAGCGAGGGCTGCACCGTGCCCATGTCGAGTTCGAGGGTGTCGGTGAACACCGGCTCGGGGGTGCTCGCGTCGCGCCACAGGCCCTGCGCCTTGGCGTAGGCCTCGACGAGCTTGATCCGCTGCGGGTCGCGGCCGGTGAAGGCGAGGAAGCGCAGGGTCTCCGCGTCGATCGGGAAGAAGCCGCAGGTGGCGCCGTATTCCGGCGCCATGTTGGCGATCGTCGCGCGGTCGGTGAGCGGCATGTCGTCGAGGCCGGGGCCGTAGAATTCGACGAACTTGCCGACCACGCCCTTCTTGCGCAGCATCTCGGTGACGGTGAGCACGAGGTCGGTGGCGGTGGTGCCCGAGGGTAGCTTGCCGGTGATGCGGAAGCCGACGACCTCGGGGATCAGCATCGACACCGGCTGTCCGAGCATCGCCGCCTCGGCCTCGATGCCGCCGACGCCCCAGCCGAGCACCGCCTGACCGTTGACCATGGTGGTGTGGCTGTCGGTGCCGACCAGAGTGTCGGGATACGCGATCTCGGCGCCGTCGTCGCAGGTGCCGGTCCACACCGTCTGCGCCAGGTACTCGACGTTGACCTGATGGCAGATGCCGGTGCCGGGCGGCACCACGCGGAAGTTGTCGAAGGCGGTCTGGCCCCAGCGCAGGAAGGCGTAACGCTCGCCGTTGCGGGCGAACTCCAGCGCCATGTTGCGCGCCATCGCCGCGGGGGAGCCGAACGCGTCGACCATCACCGAGTGGTCGATGACGAGGTCGACCGGGGAGAGCGGATTGATCTTCTTCGGGTCGCCGCCGAGCTTGACCATCGCGTCGCGCATCGCCGCGAGGTCGACGATGCCGGGCACACCGGTGAAGTCCTGCATCAGCACGCGCGCCGGGCGGTAGGCGATCTCCTGCTCCGAGGTGCGGGTTTCGAGCCACGCGCCCATCGCCTTGATGTCGTCGACGGTGACGGTCTTGCCGTCCTCGTGGCGCAACAGATTTTCGAGCAGCACCTTGAGCGAGAACGGCAGGCGGGAGAGCCCGGGAATGCCCGCCTCGGCGGCGGGGATGCTGAAGTAGTCGTAGGACTTGCCTTCGACGGTGAGGGTTTTTCGGGTGTTCAGGGTGTCCTGGCCACACGTCGTCATGGATTCCTCCGGTTTCTTAACGGGCGGTTGGAAGGTGCGAGACAGGACGTGCGAATTCACCGGATGCCCGGTGGCGAGTGGCGACTCCGATCGGCACGTCGGATCGACTTTAGATTTATCCATTCCGCCGGTCGGGGCAAGAACCCGGGGGGTAATTTTTCCGTTCGCGCGAATGCCACTCAGTCGCGTAGGCCGTCGGCCTCCGGCCCCAGATCCTCGCGCCACGGGCGCAGTCTTTCCAGGACCATGAGCCCCGCCGCCAGCGCCGCGGCGAAGGCGAGCGCCACCGCCCAGAAGGGCAGGCCCAGCAACGCGTCGAACGTGAGCTTGCCCGGACCGCCGGAGAGCAGGGGGCGCAGCGCCGGTTCGGCATAGCCGAACGCGACCGCCCCGGCGAGGCCGCCCGCGAGGGTGAACCATGCGTCGCGATAGCCCGCGCCGATCTGCGCGAACACCGTGCCCGGGCACGCGCCCGCGAGCACGATGCCGATGCCGAGCAGGCTGCCGCCCGCGACGTTGGCGCCGAACTCGGCGGCCTTGGGGTGGAGCTTCACGCCCCAGATGCCGTTGAGCGCGGCGAGCACCACCAGGCCGGTGATCACCGCCGCGACGAACATCTTGAGCATCGTGAAGCTGCGGAACTGCATCTGTCCGACGATCACGCCGGGCTCGAACACCCGCCCCTTCTCCAGGGCGAAGCCGAACGCCGCGCCCATGGCGAGGCCGAGCATCATCATAGCCGTCACGCCCATGCTCAGACCCTCCGCATCAGCAGCGCCGCGCCGATCCCGGCGGCGAACATCGCCGCGACGGTGACGCCGGAGGAGACCGCCAACTGGGCGAGTCCGGAAATTCCATGCCCCGAGGTGCAGCCACCCGCGATCCGCGCGCCGAACAACAGGATGAAACCACCCGCGAACGCCATCGCCGCGCGCGGCGCGAAGGTCGCGATGCCGGTGGCCTTGCGCCACGCCGGCGCAACCGCGCCGCGGCGGGTGCCGGAGAGGCGGGCGGACAGGAACGCGCCGAGCGCGATTCCCGCCACCAGCGCCACCTGCCACCAGTTCTTGCCGCCCGCCGCGTGGGCGGCGAAATAGGCGTTGTCGATCGCGCCGGGGTCGAACCACGCGGCGACGTGCGCGCCCAGGGTGACGAACGACGACGACGCGCCGAGCGCGGTGTTCACCAGAAGAAACGCCGGAACCTGCAGCAGGCCGATGAGCACGCCTGCGGCGTAGGGCGACCAGGTGCGGCGGCGCAAGGCCGCGCCGCCGCACCGCACCGGGCAGGTGGGCGCGAGGCCGCGCGCGTCGTAACGAAGTTCGGACATGGCGGTTCTCCGAGGGGATTTAATATGATTTATATCTAATATAATGACCGGCGCGGTCAAGGGTTGCGCAATCCCCGGCCGCCACGCACCTCAGGAGCGGATGTTCGAGGAGACGACGTTTCCGTGGATCTTGTGCTTACGATTCTGGCGCTGCTCGCGGCGGTGATCGCCGCGGGCGTGATCGAGAAGGCGCTGCGGCTGCCGCTGCCGCGGCCGCTGCTGCAGATCGGCGTCGGCGCGGCGATCGGCGCGGTCGGCGGCCTCGGCCTGCCGCTCGACCCGGAGGTGTTCTTCCTCCTCTTCCTGCCGCCGCTCTTGTTCCTCGACGGCTGGCGGATCCCGCGCGAGGAGGTGCTGCGCGACACCGGCCCGATCCTCGAACTCGCCCTCGGCTTGGTAGCGTTCACCGTGCTCGGCCTCGGCTGGCTGATGCACTGGGCGATCCCGTCGCTGCCGCTGCCGGTGGCGTTTGCGCTCGCCGCGGTTCTCGCCCCCACCGACCCCCTGGCGGTGGCGGCGATCGCGCAGCGGGTGAAGATTCCCAAGCGGATGATGAACATTCTCGAGGGCGAGGCGCTGCTCAACGACGCCACCGCGCTGGTGTGCTTCCGCTTCGCCGTCGCGGCCGCGGCGAGCGGCGCGTTCGCCCCCGCCGCGGTGGTGGGCGAATTCGTCTGGGTGGCGGTGCTCGGCGTCGGCGTCGGCGTCGCCTTCGCCTGGGCGGCGAGCCGCGCGGGCGGCTGGCTCGGCCGCGCCTTCGCCGACGACAGCGGCATCCTCATTCTCGTCAGCCTGCTGATTCCCTACGCCGCCTATCTCCTCGCCGTCGAGATCGGCGCGTCGGGGATTCTCGCGGCGGTCGCCGCCGGGCTCGCGCTCAACTTCATGGATACCACCGCGCTGCCGCTCGCCCACACCCGCCTGCGCGGCAATCTGGTGTGGGATATGATCGCCTACACCGCCAACGGCGTGATCTTCGTCCTCCTCGGCGAGCAGATGCCCGCGATCCTCGGCCGCGCCGACGCGATCGCCGCCTACGCCGGGCACGACAGCCCGTGGTGGCTGGCGCTCTACGTCGTCGGCGTGTTCCTCGCCCTCGGCCTGCTGCGGCTGGCGTGGGTCGGGGTGTCGCTGCACGTGTTCCTGTTCCGCACCCGCGCGACGCCGCCGAAGGCACGCCTGCGCCTGATCGCGGCGATGGCGGTTTCGGGCGTGCGCGGCGCGGTGACCCTGGCGGCGGTGCTGAGCCTGCCGCTGCTCACCGAGGCGGGCGACGCCTTCCCCGCGCGCGATCTCGCGATCTTCATCGCCATGGGGGTGATCGTGGTGTCGCTGGCGGGCGCGACGCTGGCGCTGCCGCGGCTGCTGGCGGGGTGCGAGATGCCTTCGGAGTCCGGCGACGAGGCAGCCGAGGACGCGGCGGTGGTGGCCGCCGCCCGCGCCGCCCTCGCCGCGGTCGAGCGGTTGCAGCACGTGCTCGCCCACGACAATCCGCAGGCGGAGCGGATCATCCAGGTGGCGGCGCAGGTGATGGAGACCTATCACCGCCGCATCGCCCGCCGCGACGGCAAGCAGGTGGAGGGCGGCCGCTGGGCCGACGGTATCGAGCGCGAGATGCGCCTCGCCGCCCTGCGCGCCGAGCGCGTCGAGATCATGCGCCGGGTGCGCGCCCGCAAGCTCGGCAGCGCCACCGCGCGGCGGCTGATCTCCGCCCTCGATCTCCTCGAAACCCGCCATTCCGGCGAGCTCCACCGCTGAGGCGATTTCGGATGAAACTCCCCCGTCTTCGGCTATCATGACGCCATGCCCGGCTCGCCGTTCGCCCTTCCCCTGCCGCCCCAGCCGTTTCCGCTGATCCTGCGGGACGCCGCCTGCGCGCGCGGCGAGGCGCAGGTATTTTCCGGGCTCGATCTCGCCGTCGAGGCGGGCGGTCTGTGGCTGGTACGCGGCGTCAACGGCGCGGGCAAGACCACGCTACTGCGTCTGCTCGCCGGGTTGCTCCGGCCCGCGCGCGGCGCGGCGCTGTGGGGGGATGGGCGCACCCCCCGCGCCGCACCCGAGCGCGCGCTTCTGGTGGGGCACCAGGATGCGCTCAAGCCCGCGCTGTCGGTCGCCGAGAACCTCGGTTTCTGGGCGCGCTTCCTCGGCGTCGCCGAAATGCCCTGGCCGCAGGCGAGCGATCCGTTCGGGGTGTGGGCGCTCGCCGACGTGCCGGTGCGGACCCTTTCGGCGGGGCAGAAGCGGCGGGTCTCGCTCACCCGCCTGGCGTTCGCGCGCGCGCCGCTGTGGCTGCTCGACGAA of uncultured Alphaproteobacteria bacterium contains these proteins:
- the rsgA gene encoding putative ribosome biogenesis GTPase RsgA (Evidence 3 : Function proposed based on presence of conserved amino acid motif, structural feature or limited homology) is translated as MPSPDLRLADLGWTPSFAAQFSPSDSPDHLAVRVMAVHRDRIAVLGETVDATIPSRLPDATHPTVGDWLIVARDTLRPVRILGRTSLFQRRAAGTGREVQLIAANVDTLFVVSSCNRDFNPARIERYLVLAREAGVLPVVVLTKADLADDAGDYARTARRLLPGLIVETLDARDASAAAGLGVWCGPGQTVALLGSSGVGKSTLVNTLAGSSAATGAIRADDDRGRHTTTARALHRLAHGGWLLDTPGMRELQLADARDGLDEVFDDIVALARTCRFSDCTHDAEPGCAIRAAIAAGRLDPQRLARWRKLAAENAFNTASLAERRARDRAFGKMVRTAMRDKTDRERR
- a CDS encoding YeeE/YedE family protein → MSELRYDARGLAPTCPVRCGGAALRRRTWSPYAAGVLIGLLQVPAFLLVNTALGASSSFVTLGAHVAAWFDPGAIDNAYFAAHAAGGKNWWQVALVAGIALGAFLSARLSGTRRGAVAPAWRKATGIATFAPRAAMAFAGGFILLFGARIAGGCTSGHGISGLAQLAVSSGVTVAAMFAAGIGAALLMRRV
- a CDS encoding hypothetical protein (Evidence 5 : No homology to any previously reported sequences); amino-acid sequence: MGEVANPPPVSDRRATAFSGAEEPLLTELYRDPTLHAVLRRDGIEVETLQAMVAAAQKRLMPDAA
- the yeiE gene encoding Uncharacterized HTH-type transcriptional regulator YeiE codes for the protein MNISAITLRQLRVFDAVARHGSLTRAAADLFVTKAAVSVALRELEAQLGTPLFDRIGNRLRLNACGAQLRPLADDVLARVAALENAFGGDGLGGALRIGASVTIGNHILPRLLAAYLPRVTIPPPQVTIANTARLAEMLLRYDLDVAFVEGSTHGAPLAVEPLWRDRLRVIAAPGHRLADGRPHRVVELAGETWVLREADSGTREQFARHFEPEIPWTLGLEFNSNEAIVGAVAAGLGLGFLSELAIADALAAGRIAAVALDANHERSLDAALARGKFQSPLLRDFLEFCRVWRA
- a CDS encoding putative transcriptional regulator (Evidence 3 : Function proposed based on presence of conserved amino acid motif, structural feature or limited homology), coding for MLKETFKAGDHVVYPTHGVGCVLAVEIQRIGGMELELIVIGFEQDRMTLKVPVKKAEAAGLRKLSNKKVMQTALTTLKGRATVRRAMWSRRAQEYEAKINSGDPVSIAEVVRDLHRNARNAEQSYSERQIYEQALERLAHEVAAVEKIDHEEATRRLETLLEAA
- a CDS encoding putative Membrane protein (Evidence 3 : Function proposed based on presence of conserved amino acid motif, structural feature or limited homology) translates to MGVTAMMMLGLAMGAAFGFALEKGRVFEPGVIVGQMQFRSFTMLKMFVAAVITGLVVLAALNGIWGVKLHPKAAEFGANVAGGSLLGIGIVLAGACPGTVFAQIGAGYRDAWFTLAGGLAGAVAFGYAEPALRPLLSGGPGKLTFDALLGLPFWAVALAFAAALAAGLMVLERLRPWREDLGPEADGLRD
- a CDS encoding Tellurite resistance protein — translated: MPLRDRLAAFPTPAAGLALGLASLAALWQAEFPAAVGVRAAGALAAGAIVLAVIAKFLAHPRILMTELAHPVVGSVIPTLAMATMVISASTGPLHTPLWLAAVAAHIGFFTVFVVHRARDPQLSHMVPSWFVPPIGIVVAVLTVPGEPWRPLADACLWFGIAAYAAMLPMMLHRLIFRDTIAPPARPTIAIMAAPPNLCLAGYLSFVAEPNLLTVVVLLGLGILMAIVVYIGFSELLRLPFSPGYAAFTFPTVIAANASFKAARYFEQAGLAPDAVAPLRHWATMELLIATVVVAYVAARYLGHYAATRRVVAA
- a CDS encoding Na+/H+ antiporter, which codes for MDLVLTILALLAAVIAAGVIEKALRLPLPRPLLQIGVGAAIGAVGGLGLPLDPEVFFLLFLPPLLFLDGWRIPREEVLRDTGPILELALGLVAFTVLGLGWLMHWAIPSLPLPVAFALAAVLAPTDPLAVAAIAQRVKIPKRMMNILEGEALLNDATALVCFRFAVAAAASGAFAPAAVVGEFVWVAVLGVGVGVAFAWAASRAGGWLGRAFADDSGILILVSLLIPYAAYLLAVEIGASGILAAVAAGLALNFMDTTALPLAHTRLRGNLVWDMIAYTANGVIFVLLGEQMPAILGRADAIAAYAGHDSPWWLALYVVGVFLALGLLRLAWVGVSLHVFLFRTRATPPKARLRLIAAMAVSGVRGAVTLAAVLSLPLLTEAGDAFPARDLAIFIAMGVIVVSLAGATLALPRLLAGCEMPSESGDEAAEDAAVVAAARAALAAVERLQHVLAHDNPQAERIIQVAAQVMETYHRRIARRDGKQVEGGRWADGIEREMRLAALRAERVEIMRRVRARKLGSATARRLISALDLLETRHSGELHR
- a CDS encoding Serine/threonine protein phosphatase, which produces MGQSEVWRTFDSPGRLWVVGAVHGEADRLRSVHDQLSRQFHPDDRVVYTGDLMGYGPDVVGAVNELLLFRRALMARHEVDPENIVVLRGAQEEMWRKLLQLHFAPDPAGVLDWMLGRGLDASLRAYGLNATEAMNAAREGRTALSRWAGHAADVMNDHDGHRALMAHLKHAAVVGDGSMLVVNAGFERGVALDKQLDSFWWGGADFDTLTPEATGFNLAVRGSARGASGVRFGRYVVTLDGGAGRGGSVCAALFGPDGHTVQVIEV
- the acnA gene encoding aconitate hydratase 1 (Evidence 2a : Function of homologous gene experimentally demonstrated in an other organism; PubMedId : 20053887, 9421904; Product type e : enzyme) encodes the protein MTTCGQDTLNTRKTLTVEGKSYDYFSIPAAEAGIPGLSRLPFSLKVLLENLLRHEDGKTVTVDDIKAMGAWLETRTSEQEIAYRPARVLMQDFTGVPGIVDLAAMRDAMVKLGGDPKKINPLSPVDLVIDHSVMVDAFGSPAAMARNMALEFARNGERYAFLRWGQTAFDNFRVVPPGTGICHQVNVEYLAQTVWTGTCDDGAEIAYPDTLVGTDSHTTMVNGQAVLGWGVGGIEAEAAMLGQPVSMLIPEVVGFRITGKLPSGTTATDLVLTVTEMLRKKGVVGKFVEFYGPGLDDMPLTDRATIANMAPEYGATCGFFPIDAETLRFLAFTGRDPQRIKLVEAYAKAQGLWRDASTPEPVFTDTLELDMGTVQPSLAGPKRPQDRISLAQAATAFRNAYPAADMSRRFPVTGQDYTIGHGDVMIAAITSCTNTSNPSVLMAAGLLAQKAVAKGLKAKPWVKTSLAPGSQVVTDYLEAAGLMPALEALGFDVVGYGCTTCIGNSGPLADELVEAIDAQDLTVAAVLSGNRNFEGRVSPNTKANYLASPPLVVAYAIAGSVGVDLVTAPLGEDKDGKPVFLKDIWPTPHEIQEAIAKFVTPEMYRRRYADVFVGPEEWRKVEFPEGLTYSWDEGSTYVKNPPYFDDLTMDPPGIDDIVGARPLAILGDSVTTDHISPAGNIKAAGPAGTYLAERQISKADFNSYGARRGNHEVMMRGTFANIRIKNEMAPGTEGGVTRLMPEGEPMSIYDAAMKYEERGVPLVVVAGKEYGTGSSRDWAAKGTKLLGVRAVIVESFERIHRSNLVGMGILPLQFKPGTTRKTLDLDGSETFTIRGLAAIQPRQDVTVEITRADGTREEVVVTCRIDTEDELSYMRHGGILPYVLRNLAAA